The Phaseolus vulgaris cultivar G19833 chromosome 5, P. vulgaris v2.0, whole genome shotgun sequence genomic interval acaggaagccacctaaccctagaaaattaggataaatagggggctagatgTTCAACCctagggtgccagattgagagaaaaacaccatagagtgaattgtaacccaattggaaGAATGGAAGCTGCTAGAAGTATAATGGCTAtttctaccatttgggattgggagtaatctgctcaaactcttatgtattgaggtgatatcttatatattaatattcagttcttgattgattaggTATTgctgttttacttttaactttccgtgacaaattaataatcttaaatctgaccaagaggtatttttagggttcagacctaaacatcaatacttaacatattggAGTGCTAGATATAGACTTGAAttgttaattgccattaacgtctgattgtgatttctaagttgtttttataagtatgcgagatatcgatatttaggaaacattcttaaaaattttatatgcgagagatcgatataaatgaattttctagtGATATCAACTTCAATGaaaaaacttaatattgacaGGCTAaccaaaatacatgagagtgagagagacaaaacataatccctatttttccaactgaagcaactaattatttgtttgttttcttattgatcatagCCAACACACTCAATTCAACACTCTTTTCATTGttatgttgttatatttagagaatattgtacttgataattcactattcattgtgggatcgatattcaTCCTTAAGGACAATTACACGATGCACTtaccgtaaaaagtcatcaagtttttggcgcccCTGTTAGGGGAACAGGTTTGAGttgttgactataattttctaaatattgtaaatattttagttgttttgatttattttattttattttattacagatttgatttgattttaatttgtatatttgctgttttaaaaagaaagttgttgtttttattatttttttttctttccgttatttattttattttgtttttatttttattttgtttttgttttgttatattttatttcagtttttttttacgTTTAGTTTAAGTAGTTTTAGTTTGCGTaggttttatttatttgtattaattagttatttattattactagtTTCTGTTTTTTTACGTAAGTTTGAATtatctttaaatgattttatttagttattgtaattataattttctgttttggtttgttttaatttaatttaattttttttattttacttatagtatttatttgttattttaagttagttattttattgtatttttaagtttttatttatttttgttttatatttattcatttttttttatctttttttagtttttattctacgtaagtttttattttatttatatttcttttttctgaatattttttattttatttttctcttacgtcattttagtgttttattttgttttattttgtttttgtttgatttttattttattttgtagatttgttttaatttgtttttatttttatcttcaaatttattttgaatttatttaatttaattttttttaattttttaaaaaaagaaaaaaatactttttctctctctccactAATATGTTTTAGGAAGAAAGTAACATGGCAGAAGAACAAGCACAACCTCTTAGGaggacacttggagattatgtcatgtaccaaggaccaatgtatttttctagtattgcaatacctGCTTCTGCCAAGGCTTTGGAAATAAATCCCGattttctcactctcattcGTGCCTATCAATTTACAGCAATGGAACATGAGGATCCGTGTTCACATTTGGATAGATTTTATGAATTAATAGGAACAATGGGCTTTCAATCAGGTGatattgaaaatgtttatatgcgattgttttctttttcattggcaGGAAAGGCCAAGGAATGACTCAAATCACTTCCAAACCAGAGCCTCACTACCTGGaaggatgtagaggaaaaatttctgcaaagattttttcaatctctcgctacatcaaagcaaagttCGAAATTtctatgttcagacaaggagcaGATGAATCATTCTGTGAGACATGGGAAAGATTCaagatgatattgagaaaatgcccaaatcacGGGTTTGAATATATTTctcaactgagcatatttcTCATTGGTCTCAGATCTCACAcaaagatgctcctagatgccGCAGCTGGTGGCACAATGATGGTTCTTAAGGTAGAATAAGCGACAAGAATTGTTGATGCATTGGCATCAACTGATTATCAAGCCCAACATGATGAACAAGGTCTTCAGAATAAAGGGTTGTTAGAAGATGCACTCTTGGCTAAATATAAAATTCTGACATAGCAGATTGAGCAACTAACCGGacaaatggctaaattgccccaacaattatatgttgttcattCAACTCAAAGCCAGAGTCAATCAAtcaggtgtgatttttgtggaggtgatcTTTCTAATGGTCACTTTTCTTATCAGAACAATTCACATGAAGCTGAGGATCCATCAATGCTTGAAAGAATGAGTAAAGTTGAAAACGCCCTAACAAAGATTGTGAGCGCTCAGGACAATATTATGAGAGAGCAGGACAATAGCATGGCCATGATTAGGAGTATAGAGATCGAGACGGGACAACTAGCCAAACAAATTGCACAAATTACGGAGGGACAAAGTGGCCAGTTTCCAATCAACAACCAACCCAACCTAAGAGAGCACTGCAATGAAATTGCCACCGAGCGTGGTAAAATAATAGGAGAAAGGGATGGTACGATTGTAGGGGCTGAGAAAGAAAAAGACGAAACTGTGAGggaaaaagatgaaaaagagagagaaaagaagagaagtgaggaagaaaaaaattagaaataaggagagaggtgttcttgaaaaagatttatcatatcctcatGCTCCTTCAAAAAAAGAGAagcacacattttttttttgacagtttgctccctaaaaattattttgcaggaaatctAAAGCAAGATTCAACACTTGAGAGATTTAGGAAGAATAGGAGCTATATTGaagaaatcaatacagagttGGAGGCTAGATACAAAGCAATTACTCAGAAAGGCTTGCCTAAAAAATCCAAGgacctagggagttttaatctTCCTGTGTCTATAGGTACTTTATCGGTGGACAATGCTTTACTAGATTTAGGGGCAAGTATCAATATAATGCCTTTGGCAATGCTAAGGAAGATAAGCGATTTAGAGGTTCAACCCACCAAGATGCAGTTACACTTGGTAGACAGATCCATCAAATATCCATATGGTATGGTTGGAGACGTTCTGGTGAAGGTGGATAAGTTCATATTCCCTGTGGATTTTGTTATAGTggacatgaaagaagatgaggaggTTCCTTTGATACTTGGCAGACCCTTTATGAAGACGGCTAGAATCATAGTTGATGTTGACAAAGGAGAACTTCAACTTAGAGTTCAAGAGGAAGAGGtaacttttaatcttttttatggTCTAAAAAATTTTAATGCAGGGGGAAATGCGTACAAAAGGAtgcaacaaagggagtttttcaccttgaaataaacaggcgtcaagctagatgacgttaaacgagTGCTTAATGGGAGGCAACACAATccacattttaattttatgttgttttgttacctttgttgattttattttaaaaaaaaaaaaattatatatgcttcctaatcattttgcaggttatgtattttgaccTAGGGACAAGTTCTATTATTTAAggggcagatccagcaaatgaagcaagactatagataaagattttaatgaaaagttggatgacttcttaagaagagaggattgagcaaaaatatggttttatctttctaattctcttttcttttcagttatttgaattttgttttatttttctgtttagtttttaggttattttgttttctgcttattttcttatttgcttagttgtttatttgcttatttggtcatttgaataaatttcaatttaatttttgttttctagttttatttttctcaaataaaaaagaactagaatattaattctgaattgtggaaaaaacaatttgtgtttaaatattagatAGTGAGATGAGTTAGACAcatgttagaaaagaaaatatgattgaatccctattcaaatgtagttgaaattatgatacatgaaaatttaacaggatgattgattaggacagagaatgacaagacaaaaaaggaatgagaccaattaaaccaagtgagtgtgtgaaccttaaataattttgagagttttactaatgaattgacagttgagattgcttaatttttatttttgctacatcataaaagagcatgaagatgattgaggcatttgttgtgttaattaggagccCAGGGCCAAATAGCCAAATTGTATATTGTtataattccatttttttatatatcccctttgggccaagaattttttttgttaatattgcaccttaacctttaatgatataatttcttaccctttagcatgtctaaggaaggagaacatgaatacatatagaaaagggaatggttcgttctgattgtgaaagctcaaaaagttgaaaacaggaagaatcttttcctactattgaaaaaaaagaaaaaaaaaagaaagagaaacaaaagaagaaaaagaaatagaaaagaaagagaaaaaaaattcatcatGAAAAGTcataaagaaaatgaggaaaaaggtgacattgaaagaaagtggtaattagataacatatatgttctctataattgaatttcaggtatgttcttcttccttaagatgtgcattttgttatctaagaaaaaccaatattttttggaagcccaacctcattacaaacctggaaaagacctcaagattcatgtttctaatatgtttgtgatttgaagatgaaatgaaaaacaactgtgatttgttatgattcagtgaaaatagagagaaacacttacccaTGAGCATATaagaagatattccttgatgaattgtcatttattttttttgatttGATCCTAAAACTTGATTGtgtatatatttttctatatttgaatttggaagcatcataagtttttaatttgatttgttgtttagtgaattaagttgtttgatatttaaattcaaatatatttatttactttgcttgaggacaagcaagattctaacttggggagagtgataaatatctaatttcagtaatatttcatattaaaatatacttaTGAGGacttattgctaatttacatataaaataattcctaatttatgaatttatacctttttacattttttatgagctttatttgaataagagcattttattcccaaatttggtgttaattgcagatttttagggaggattgaagatttggagtaaaggagaataatttgagctaaaaagagaaagttggaaggtcccaaaatggaaaaagatggCGAGAAAGATTgtgccttttttatgttttatcatttagcccattatgTTTCCTCTCTTCTCTGTGACCTCGCTCTCAGCAGTGATGTGAGCCACaacacgtcgccggatttcggcgaacgtggcggggtggttcctgatgagcgactcactaaagggCCTAGGCAATacaccctttttgaaggcgtgcacgaacATTTCCTCGTCCTTTCCTGGCAATCGGACTATCCGAGCcccgaatctgttcaggaaatccttcaaggattccccttggtactgccttatatcaaccttatatcaaacaagtcgtaagacaccagaggtggcgccttgttcactatgtactgctcaacaaacatcttggaaaattgTTGGAACGTGGTGATATGGCCAGTGGGTATACtaacgaaccagtccaacgccgttccgctcaatgtgctcatgaacaccttacaatacaccgcgtctgagccccctgagagcatcatctgagtatgaaacgccgtgagatgggcttcagggtcctccaccccagtgaaagaTGCTTTCACTGCCACAGTGCTAGCCGGGACTActgagtccatgatctcttgggagaatggcatagggaaactgcgtggtggggatgggggtgcgGATCTGTCCCCTGtcgcacgctcctcccgctcctgaagggctttgcgcagctcttcgttgatcctgttgagctcttcgttcctcgcttgcgaggccaccagcgcctcgtgcatcctttcctgctcagaacgcgatgcagccacgttctcctgcagcgtcctcatcatgtccatcacctgcgtcatggacacagcatcttcgtcggttgatggcgcaactgaactggagcgcgttgtcctcatccttccgcagcaaactcagcagctcaaagaaccccaaacaaacggtgaaaactccaggaGTCGACTGAGATAGCGAGCAGCTGAACAAAAAACACTCGAAGCACCACCAACacaaactatggttgggaatcacgttttatacgtgccccacggtgggcgccaaatgatcttgccggttgacttagcgcaagagtgttgcctcgtcacgatcttcctcaccagcttgacaccacgtgccttCCAAGTCCGCTCCACAGATagtctctctgagaacctgaaaaacacacagtggcgcctctgcggccggtggcgctccgacgctcaagtcagatcacagaatcactagaaaaacaatgtgtgtaaaaacaGTGTGTAAAGAACTCCCTTCTgaatctcactctgattctcttttatgcctccCTCTGTACCtgcgcctaacagaattctgttattcctctctggcatgtgtcaggACCCTGTTGTGCTTTTCTGtggcaacgtacctccagaatcagtagaacGTGAGTATCTGCGCGTGTCTGCGATTGTCTGTACCTTCGGCggcacggagtgcacctttgtctggaccgcgtccctctcagatgatgacacgtggaggcatgcaactaaccacacacgtgtcattaCTTGaaggctctagcgcttctcacTGCGTGTCTAAGTTATCCCCtggcggagtaacttagcgcattcCCTTCATCTGGGtcaatcgcatactctcaggagaacgccaggtgtggctggtctaagcACACTCACCAGGCATTGCTCTCTGTGCGAACGATTCCCCCTTcgcgatgtcatgcacgtaatgggttgagggagtcaccaatcactgaccggtttacaagcccccctcaggccactctcatgcACGATTCTCTGAGACATGTTCATGCGAGGTCCGTGCGTAACGCTCttgctgggaacctcagtcccagcttaactgcgtgtaacacgaccCCCGATAACCATGCatccgatgactgatcggtgctctactgcttctcgcgttctgcccccaggtgtTCATCTGGGAACCGATCAGTCGACGACCGCTTGGTTACTGGCCACCGATCACCGtgctgggtgatctgtcccctgacttctctgccaactggtctgtcggtggccacttgactactgaccaccgatcacctctttggATGATCTGCTCCCTGATCTCTTTGCCAACTGGTCCACGTCTCACCctacgagtggtccacgtgattatcttctgctgacgtcatcaaccaccgatgaccgaccggatcacaagcccctcagtctcgagctgtgaactcgttctcagcgaagagactaagtggtcacGACCttggtccacgtggcaagtgggccCACGTCACGTGCTACCTCACGTGCTGCCCTTTAACGTTACGACTACctcccttaatctcgcgacacgtgggcGCATCAACGGTcagcgtggagtgtcgctagcgcttccctTCTTTTCAAATAGACGCGCGCCTTTActgtttcttcatcttcttcaatcaacCCCCAGACTCTCTACGAATCCCCTCTTGTGCTTCCATCTTTCTTCCAGCTTTCTATCTTCAGAACCTtcgcgatcattcaaaggtatggtttttcttctttcttggtCCATTTAGGTTCTTTTCACCGATTGCATTCGTCCCTTTCATCACCATGCATCCATCTTCTCCGTTTTTCCTCTTTTCGACCCAGGCTAGGGTTTTCGCGCTCTTCACTCTGCTCTCTGCTCTCtgcttctccctcttcctctttccACCTGGACCTTTCTCTCCTttccttcctctgtttttcaccgaactattcatcattccctctccttccattcattctgacttttcgcTTTTCCCCCACTGCAACTATCTAtcaatggctcgcttgaaacagaCCGCTCGAACCATCGCctcgtcttctggtgcacagccttccgcaagtGCTCCAGCTCCAGCTCCACCCGTTgcaacctcctaccacgacaacgccagggtctataactgggctcccctggcgttgctcgctgaaacctctACCTTGCTACCGCTAGGGCACCTAAAATCCCTCCTGAGCAGCGACTCGGATGAGCCATCTTGCGCCATCGATCGGGAGAACGACTTCAACATCCGCGtctgcattcctcctcgagggatgcccatctgcgcggacgatagggccaccaatggggtgcccttcgtcttcgtctactctgccatcttcaaaaggttgaaactacgcctgcccttcacctttttcgagaaggagttgatgatggagctgaacgtcgcaccctgccaactccatccaaatgcctgggctttcatccgggcatttgaaattctctgcaattacttcgggcataacgcctccgtggacgtgttcctctagttcttcgaggcgaagaaccctagggacaggtcctgggtgagtctgaatggggttgctggacgggtgctcttgggcctgtatcagcaatccttcaaagattggaaaggcaggttctacatgatatctaccaccccacaaagtccaacattgctcgaggggtaccccctctactgggttcctgtggttgagttcaagaaaccccgggatctcgaagccatggccccctacgagcgcgagctatgtgggttgttcctgggggccaagtacaactctacactcctcatcaaacatgagtttgatgtgttggctctgaaaaaatatataggtagctcttcttctttcacctcttaggatacttgcacattctcatgcatgcttgcatacattttgacttacttgcataattaggccatctaactcttctttttcccTTCGATGTAGATACGATGTCAGGGAAGGATAGGAGGAAAGCTTTGCTGGAGCTCGCCAAACTCCGGggggccaaagggactggctcctcttcttccaccaccgatcctattgcagcccctcctctctcggtcgcgccagctgaaggccccgagccaggaaggaaaagaaggaagttggtgaaggcctttccttcatctgctgctgCTGTTGCTGCTCCTGCTccctcaaccgaagaggagagctctggctctcctctcaTACACCGTAAGAAGACACTTCTAGCGGTTGAGGGGGCTTCATCTCTTCAGCCTGGGGAGATTGAGGTAGTGGagatagaggaaggttcaccctcGCCCCTCTCCATTCAACCTGCCCTAGTGCCAACACGCTCTCCCTCCCCCAAACAACTGCCATCCCCAACTCCTCGATCGCCATCTcctcccccagcaggccaaccACTTGGTCAATCCACCCCACCTGCTGGGGGTGATTCTGCTCGCTCGAGGGATCTCTCGGGACCTCTCGTGTCGccaccaccactgccaaccTCCGCTGCTAACGCTGAAGGTGGTGGGGCCAGCTCTCGACCAAGCGGCTTTGGAACAAGTAATGAGAACTTTAGCCGAGTCATTGCtctggttcgacagctcattCGCAGCCGGGAGCTTATCGAGTGGACCGGGgaggaggtggacatgcacctggcgaAGCAGATTGTGCTTTccttggagttttccacccagcaccgcaagcaaatagccctggagaagagggtaaaggagcttgagcatgacaaggagtcactgcaaagtgacttcgaagctgcccaagggtccATTGCCATGATGAGGGGTATGGTGGAAAAGTCCAGGGGAGAGAACTTCGCGCaagtccaagagaccatcaagactgagatcttgatggggcaagctgtCAACTCCCTGGACTGCGAGGTGGCGCAACTGCGGGtcgagacctcctccctacgccaactaaACTCAcaactagtgggggagctcgagtccaccaggGAAGCGGCCGCTACTGGGGAGAAGaaacttgaggaggtggtgggccaGCTGTCTGAAGCAAAGGgccaattggaagaagctgcctcttcccttgctgcccttaccaccgagaaaaatgctgcggaggcctcaaagcaaaaaTTAGAGGTTGAGAACGCCGATCTTATGAATGTGGGTGTTGACGCCCTTactgacggattcgagctggcgctcgagcagatccgatgcgttctcccagattTGGACCTCTCACAGTTCATCatttatcacgaagtggtagatggaaagctcacccctcctccttgagctctttctctctttttctttgtaattttacaCTTCTGCACAATTTGTTGTACTTGAACTTGTATAAACTTTGTCGCTTAATATATACTAGTTTCATACGCATACCTTTTTCTCCGCATTTTCTTaaactttctctttctctttgcaCACGACTAAATGTTAACCAAcctaggcttagcgcgatctgcccTCTTTGATCTTAGCCTCTACTTTGATCGCGACTAACAACTCCCTTAGCTTCGTCCTTAATAGCTCTTGTGCACTGCTTTGTACTGGATGACTGACAAGGCGTAGTCTGTCTGCTAGCTTGTTGTGTAGGAACTTGTTTGGAAAAGTTTCCTCTGACAAGGCAAaactgatcagtcatcgttctttgtACTTCACTTTGCTTGTCTGTCGCTCTAGTGCTAAGAGCATAGAGGGCACCGATCGTCAGAGGTGGCACCTTGTTTGGCGAAACTTGCTCAACCACGTGAACTCAGCAATACTTGAACTTGACCCTCCGTGCACCGCTTTTAACTCGAGCAAGTtgtttaaccttataacaaacttggcaaactgttaactcaaagtaaacttgagcaactacCAATTCTTCGGCGATGACGttcaataaaacttgtgaaTTTAAGGCAACAAACCCTAacataaaatcacttactaggcagcaggtttttactcaaactagtattaaaatacaattttcctgatctgccaagtgaaatCCTCCCTACTTCTGTCATCGCCTGGAACTTTTCTGATCTGGTACTCGCCGCCCAACCTTTTTACTGTCTCATCTTTCACGCCATAAggttctggcgatgttacctttcttcttttccttgacCTGATCAtcgttccctcatctggggatagaggcgcctttcggatccttctctacctccctgagtttcagaacaatgatctggtcttactgggtcaatcgttgctgtttcacttaaagggggaaaggcattttccttcccttcccaccatttaaggtcacaaacacccctgacctttcCGCTCAttttgcctgaactcgctcaacggcgagaaggactttatctggtgcctctactttgccccaggggttacatctcctcttccctggacgcactgaggactttta includes:
- the LOC137833938 gene encoding pre-mRNA-splicing ATP-dependent RNA helicase PRP28-like, which gives rise to MSGKDRRKALLELAKLRGAKGTGSSSSTTDPIAAPPLSVAPAEGPEPGRKRRKLVKAFPSSAAAVAAPAPSTEEESSGSPLIHRKKTLLAVEGASSLQPGEIEVVEIEEGSPSPLSIQPALVPTRSPSPKQLPSPTPRSPSPPPAGQPLGQSTPPAGGDSARSRDLSGPLVSPPPLPTSAANAEGGGASSRPSGFGTSNENFSRVIALVRQLIRSRELIEWTGEEVDMHLAKQIVLSLEFSTQHRKQIALEKRVKELEHDKESLQSDFEAAQGSIAMMRGMVEKSRGENFAQVQETIKTEILMGQAVNSLDCEVAQLRVETSSLRQLNSQLVGELESTREAAATGEKKLEEVVGQLSEAKGQLEEAASSLAALTTEKNAAEASKQKLEVENADLMNVGVDALTDGFELALEQIRCVLPDLDLSQFIIYHEVVDGKLTPPP